A genome region from Thalassotalea euphylliae includes the following:
- a CDS encoding class I SAM-dependent methyltransferase — protein sequence MMRLFIICLPDIPTSIAKVPMNASISTLIDHIQLPDDANTQRLFHGRGHAYDGLEHICVDWFAPVVLVTLYREVEHDSLLALARSLNEKIGACQSVLVQHRWQQLAPIECLVGDDIRKLHALESSLKYHIEFGRAQNHGLFLDMKNGRDWVQANANGKNVLNLFSYTCAFSVAASQGGAKQVVNIDMSKPSLARGRDNHRLNEQATDNIIFQAVDIFKSFGRLKKFGPYQMIIVDPPSFQKGSVNIERDYGKIIRRIPQLASPNADVMLCLNSPDLDDEFLLATVKQECPALHFVDKIAPPAVFKEAHQGKGLKVKLFRYEP from the coding sequence ATGATGCGGCTTTTTATTATCTGTTTGCCAGATATCCCAACATCAATTGCTAAAGTTCCTATGAACGCTTCTATTTCTACTCTAATTGACCATATTCAGCTACCAGATGATGCAAATACGCAGCGACTTTTCCACGGTCGAGGCCATGCCTATGATGGGCTTGAGCATATTTGTGTGGATTGGTTTGCCCCTGTCGTTTTAGTGACCCTTTATCGCGAGGTTGAGCATGACAGCTTGCTAGCACTTGCGCGCAGCTTAAATGAGAAAATAGGAGCATGTCAGTCAGTATTGGTTCAGCACCGCTGGCAGCAATTGGCGCCCATAGAGTGCTTAGTGGGTGATGATATTCGAAAGCTCCACGCACTAGAATCGAGCCTCAAATATCATATCGAATTTGGTCGAGCGCAAAATCACGGCTTGTTTTTAGATATGAAAAACGGTCGTGATTGGGTGCAAGCGAATGCCAATGGCAAGAATGTATTAAACCTGTTTTCATACACCTGTGCTTTCTCCGTTGCGGCGAGTCAAGGTGGCGCGAAACAGGTAGTGAATATTGATATGAGTAAGCCATCGCTGGCGCGTGGCCGCGACAATCATCGACTTAATGAGCAAGCGACCGACAATATCATCTTTCAAGCGGTTGATATCTTTAAGTCATTCGGACGATTAAAGAAGTTTGGCCCGTATCAGATGATCATTGTTGACCCGCCATCATTTCAAAAAGGTAGCGTTAATATTGAGCGAGATTACGGTAAAATTATTCGTCGTATTCCACAGCTTGCCAGCCCAAACGCTGATGTCATGCTATGTTTAAACAGCCCTGATTTAGATGATGAATTCTTATTAGCAACTGTTAAACAAGAATGCCCAGCGCTGCATTTTGTCGATAAGATCGCGCCGCCAGCCGTGTTTAAGGAAGCGCATCAAGGAAAGGGGCTCAAAGTGAAGTTGTTTCGTTATGAGCCCTAA
- a CDS encoding sodium-dependent transporter — MSANREQFSSKLGFILAAAGSAVGIGNLVGFPVNAAKNGGGAFLLVYALFVLLVCLPVMVAEMAMGRKTQKEPVGAYKALNNGGTGWNLAGLLGVLTPFMIAVFYMVITVWIFGYIAITLGGGLDYLATPQAFGEFINSPYIFGAMVVVAAIINFILVAGVKNGIEKAAKTLMPTLFIMLVLMVVFVLTRDNAFAGVAFFVIPDFSKITPSVVNGALSQAFFSLSLGMGILITYGSYISKKADIVGSAKLVAITDTAVAFTAGLMILPAVFSFNPQVNPQELSDSSVSLIFTFLPKIFLALQSSIGYVAASGIAVFFFMLVFFAAITSLVSIIEVPVSYLVTEKNHTRKKALFILMMTAGVLTLFATVSFGMVGFFTEFTSYAGGTRSFFDVVYDVFYDTILPLNGLLLCVFVSYRWKKHRLSEELSVGNDNYQGSFAEKYINFSLGTFIPVILLGIFLNTVAVKFFGYNIFG; from the coding sequence ATGAGCGCGAATAGAGAACAATTTAGTTCCAAACTAGGGTTCATACTGGCGGCGGCTGGCTCTGCTGTTGGTATTGGTAACCTAGTTGGTTTTCCGGTCAATGCCGCGAAAAATGGCGGCGGCGCCTTCTTATTGGTTTACGCACTATTTGTCCTCTTAGTGTGTTTACCTGTCATGGTGGCTGAAATGGCCATGGGGCGCAAAACACAAAAAGAACCTGTCGGTGCCTATAAAGCACTCAATAATGGTGGTACTGGCTGGAATTTAGCGGGCTTACTCGGCGTGTTAACGCCATTTATGATCGCCGTATTCTACATGGTTATCACGGTATGGATATTTGGTTACATCGCCATTACGCTTGGCGGCGGATTAGATTACTTAGCAACGCCACAAGCATTTGGTGAGTTTATCAATAGCCCTTATATTTTCGGTGCTATGGTGGTAGTTGCAGCCATTATTAATTTCATTCTGGTGGCTGGCGTGAAAAACGGGATCGAAAAAGCCGCGAAAACCTTAATGCCGACCTTGTTTATCATGCTGGTATTGATGGTTGTTTTCGTACTTACTCGCGACAATGCCTTTGCTGGTGTGGCGTTCTTTGTCATTCCTGACTTTAGCAAAATTACGCCGTCAGTGGTTAATGGTGCCTTGTCTCAAGCATTTTTCTCGCTATCGCTGGGGATGGGGATTTTAATTACCTACGGCTCTTATATTAGCAAAAAAGCGGATATTGTCGGTTCGGCAAAACTGGTTGCGATCACAGATACTGCGGTTGCCTTTACTGCGGGCTTAATGATTCTACCTGCGGTATTTTCATTTAACCCACAAGTGAATCCGCAAGAGTTAAGTGATAGCTCAGTATCACTGATTTTCACCTTCTTGCCGAAAATCTTTTTAGCGCTGCAGAGCTCTATTGGCTACGTTGCGGCAAGCGGCATTGCGGTATTTTTCTTTATGTTAGTGTTTTTTGCGGCGATCACCTCACTGGTGTCGATTATTGAAGTACCGGTTTCTTACTTAGTGACTGAGAAAAATCACACCCGTAAAAAAGCCTTGTTTATTTTAATGATGACCGCTGGTGTATTAACGCTTTTCGCCACCGTTTCTTTTGGTATGGTTGGCTTCTTCACTGAATTTACTAGCTATGCGGGTGGCACTCGCTCTTTCTTTGATGTGGTTTACGATGTCTTCTACGACACTATTTTGCCATTGAACGGCTTATTACTTTGTGTATTTGTTAGCTACCGCTGGAAGAAACACCGTTTATCAGAAGAGCTTTCTGTCGGTAACGATAACTACCAAGGTTCGTTTGCGGAAAAGTACATTAACTTTTCTTTAGGGACTTTTATTCCGGTTATTTTACTGGGTATTTTCTTAAATACCGTGGCGGTAAAATTCTTTGGCTATAATATTTTTGGCTAG
- a CDS encoding PGPGW domain-containing protein → MKHTAKKTMITVIGGLLVFIGVMFVIVPGPAILFLPAGLALLSLEYPWAKQWLKKCQRLMRKGAEQMDNLVVRLKRRSN, encoded by the coding sequence ATGAAGCACACAGCGAAAAAGACAATGATCACTGTGATTGGTGGCTTATTAGTTTTTATTGGCGTGATGTTTGTCATTGTGCCAGGGCCTGCCATTTTGTTTTTACCAGCAGGTCTGGCGTTGTTAAGCCTAGAGTATCCGTGGGCGAAGCAATGGCTGAAGAAATGCCAACGATTGATGCGAAAAGGCGCCGAGCAAATGGATAATCTCGTTGTACGCCTTAAACGCCGTTCCAATTAG
- a CDS encoding LysE family translocator, with protein MELHLWLSLVAICIMGALSPGPSLALVVKNTMAGGAPAGYASAISHGIGVALYAAITTTGIGIILVKSPTLFSIIQYGGAAFLLYLGINALLSKKQQLDLSDSDESTAKTKVNGWRDGFLIAFLNPKLAIFFLALFSQFVDENATVTQKVIMTATVGGIDALWYCLITYLLSRGPVINKLKANSHIIDRITGSFLVLLAARVVIN; from the coding sequence ATGGAATTACATTTATGGCTATCGCTCGTCGCTATTTGCATTATGGGCGCCCTTTCTCCTGGGCCTAGTCTAGCTTTAGTGGTAAAAAATACCATGGCAGGGGGGGCACCAGCAGGTTATGCCAGTGCCATTAGCCACGGCATAGGTGTGGCACTTTACGCCGCTATCACAACCACCGGTATTGGCATTATCTTAGTAAAATCGCCAACCCTGTTTAGTATTATTCAATATGGCGGCGCGGCGTTTTTACTTTATCTAGGTATTAATGCCCTACTGAGTAAGAAACAGCAATTAGATTTATCAGATTCAGATGAAAGTACAGCTAAAACAAAAGTTAACGGCTGGCGCGATGGCTTTCTAATTGCCTTTTTAAACCCAAAGTTGGCGATCTTTTTTCTCGCCTTGTTTAGCCAATTTGTCGATGAAAACGCCACTGTGACGCAAAAAGTGATCATGACAGCCACAGTCGGTGGTATTGATGCCCTGTGGTATTGTTTAATCACCTATTTACTATCGCGTGGACCAGTTATCAATAAATTGAAGGCTAACAGTCATATTATTGATCGCATCACGGGTAGCTTCTTAGTGCTACTTGCAGCTCGTGTGGTTATTAACTAA
- a CDS encoding GIY-YIG nuclease family protein, whose translation MSQPWYVYLLRCADNSLYCGVTTDLNRRVIEHNQSPTRGAKYTRVRRPVELVYSETHASKSLACQREYAIKQLSKSKKEALVKDQQKNTLV comes from the coding sequence ATGTCACAGCCGTGGTATGTGTATTTGCTGCGATGTGCAGACAACAGTTTGTATTGTGGCGTTACCACAGATCTTAACAGGCGTGTTATTGAGCACAATCAATCGCCAACCCGTGGCGCCAAGTATACACGGGTACGCCGACCAGTTGAACTTGTCTATAGCGAAACTCACGCCAGTAAATCCCTTGCCTGCCAGCGCGAATACGCCATTAAACAACTGAGCAAAAGCAAGAAGGAAGCCTTAGTCAAAGATCAACAGAAAAACACCCTCGTTTAG
- a CDS encoding M28 family metallopeptidase yields MKLFSKKFAAPIIVAGLATIGLSACNQATDNSAPETVQASYPQVNENNIKAHIAFLADDTLEGRDTGSNGYQIAANYVTSYFKQYGLTPMGEHGGFEQQVTFRKAQLVDNSATMTINSPSGDHVVAFKEQFLTSGSALTTDSAITADTVFVGYGVVDKAFGLDDYAGLDVKGKVVVMLTGRPESLPSEEGAHIGSSREKARHAAERGAVGIVTIHTPKREKVRKFSVSAKYAATPSYSWLDKNSQPFGKYPELKGSAYIDRDAAAPLFEGAQISLEQIFAADSENQPVKGFALNAGVTLTKQSTQSEITSPNVVAAIEGSDPALKNEYVVFSAHLDHIGVRAHSGHGDEGQDSEEQDTINNGALDNASGVSILLETARMIASMETKPQRSILFVVVTGEEKGLLGSSYFANNPTVPAMQMVANVNLDMPLILYPFADVIAFGSTHSTLGGIVESAAGKVNVSLSPDPLPEQALFTRSDHYSFVKAGIPSVFLMTGFKSKDPEIDGGKMFMEFLSTHYHNHSDEIELPIRYDAAASFAEVNMMIGLEIANQAERPKWHDGDFFGNTFAQ; encoded by the coding sequence ATGAAGCTCTTTTCTAAAAAATTCGCAGCCCCCATTATCGTGGCAGGGCTAGCGACGATTGGCTTGTCGGCATGTAATCAAGCGACTGACAACAGTGCACCTGAAACTGTTCAAGCTAGTTACCCTCAAGTTAATGAAAACAATATTAAAGCGCATATCGCATTTTTGGCTGACGATACCCTTGAGGGGCGTGATACCGGCAGCAATGGCTACCAAATTGCGGCAAATTACGTAACCTCATACTTTAAGCAATACGGTTTAACCCCTATGGGCGAACATGGTGGCTTTGAGCAACAAGTGACCTTTCGTAAAGCGCAACTTGTTGATAACAGCGCGACCATGACCATCAACTCGCCGTCTGGCGATCACGTGGTTGCCTTTAAAGAGCAGTTTTTAACTTCAGGCTCTGCGCTTACCACTGACTCTGCGATTACTGCTGATACAGTATTTGTTGGTTACGGTGTGGTGGACAAAGCGTTTGGTTTAGATGACTACGCTGGCCTTGATGTGAAAGGTAAAGTGGTGGTGATGCTCACGGGGCGCCCTGAATCATTGCCATCAGAAGAAGGCGCGCATATTGGCTCTTCACGTGAAAAAGCTCGTCATGCTGCTGAGCGCGGCGCGGTCGGTATCGTTACCATTCACACACCAAAACGTGAAAAAGTGCGTAAGTTTAGCGTTTCTGCCAAATATGCGGCAACACCAAGTTACAGTTGGTTGGATAAGAACAGCCAACCTTTTGGCAAATACCCAGAGCTAAAAGGTTCAGCGTATATCGACCGTGACGCGGCAGCACCATTATTTGAAGGTGCCCAGATATCACTTGAGCAGATTTTTGCTGCCGATAGCGAAAACCAGCCAGTAAAAGGTTTTGCCTTAAATGCAGGTGTCACGTTAACCAAGCAAAGCACGCAAAGCGAGATAACCAGCCCGAATGTGGTTGCAGCGATTGAAGGTAGTGACCCTGCGCTTAAAAATGAATACGTGGTTTTTAGTGCACACCTAGACCATATTGGCGTACGAGCACATAGTGGTCATGGTGATGAAGGTCAAGACAGTGAAGAACAAGACACGATTAATAATGGCGCATTAGACAACGCCTCAGGTGTATCGATTTTATTAGAAACAGCGCGCATGATTGCCAGCATGGAAACTAAACCACAACGTTCTATTTTATTTGTGGTGGTCACAGGCGAAGAAAAAGGCTTATTAGGCTCTAGCTATTTCGCCAACAATCCAACCGTGCCAGCCATGCAAATGGTGGCGAATGTTAACTTAGATATGCCGTTAATTTTATACCCGTTTGCGGATGTCATTGCCTTTGGTTCAACGCACTCGACGCTAGGTGGCATTGTTGAATCGGCGGCAGGTAAAGTGAATGTCTCGCTAAGCCCAGATCCATTGCCGGAGCAAGCCTTGTTTACCCGAAGTGATCACTACAGCTTTGTCAAAGCGGGCATTCCATCAGTATTTTTAATGACAGGCTTTAAGTCGAAAGATCCAGAAATTGATGGTGGCAAAATGTTTATGGAATTCCTTTCCACGCACTACCACAATCACAGTGACGAAATAGAACTACCGATCCGTTACGACGCTGCAGCTTCGTTTGCGGAAGTCAACATGATGATAGGTTTAGAAATTGCGAATCAGGCAGAGCGTCCTAAATGGCATGATGGTGATTTCTTCGGTAATACTTTTGCCCAGTAA
- a CDS encoding DNA ligase yields MLISKKARLPFAIISFYILSLFCTQSIASKNPLNLQLASHYQQSANIQDYWVSEKLDGVRGYWDGQHLFTRGGHQINVPRFFTQDWPNSVMEGELWIERRAFEQVASVVQKQQAKDTEWQGVKFMVFDLPEHSGTFTERINQMRSLIVNTNSPHLQMIEQYRLTDNAQLTAWLEQSIAVGGEGLMLHKGSARYQAGRTANIMKLKPLFDDEAEVIAHLPGKGKYANQLGAIKVKTPQGVTFKIGSGFSDLERKNPPPIGSVVTYRYSGKTVKGVPRFASFLRIKSSF; encoded by the coding sequence ATGCTCATCAGCAAGAAGGCAAGGCTGCCGTTCGCCATTATTAGTTTTTACATCTTGAGTCTTTTCTGTACTCAATCCATCGCTAGTAAAAACCCACTTAATTTGCAGCTCGCAAGCCATTATCAACAAAGCGCAAATATTCAGGATTATTGGGTCAGTGAAAAGCTCGATGGCGTCCGCGGTTATTGGGATGGTCAACACCTTTTTACCCGAGGAGGTCATCAAATAAACGTGCCCCGCTTTTTTACACAAGATTGGCCGAACTCAGTAATGGAAGGTGAGCTCTGGATTGAGCGACGAGCATTCGAGCAAGTTGCCAGCGTTGTCCAAAAACAACAAGCGAAAGACACTGAATGGCAAGGTGTAAAGTTTATGGTTTTTGATTTACCTGAGCATTCTGGCACTTTTACCGAACGCATTAATCAAATGCGCTCTCTTATCGTAAATACCAATAGCCCACACTTACAAATGATTGAACAATACCGACTAACCGACAACGCGCAGTTAACCGCTTGGCTCGAACAATCTATAGCCGTTGGTGGAGAGGGGCTAATGCTGCATAAAGGCTCAGCCCGCTACCAAGCTGGACGCACCGCTAACATCATGAAACTGAAGCCGTTATTTGATGACGAGGCAGAGGTTATTGCCCATTTACCAGGTAAAGGAAAATATGCTAATCAACTGGGCGCAATCAAGGTAAAAACACCGCAAGGGGTGACGTTTAAAATAGGCAGCGGTTTTTCTGATCTCGAACGCAAGAACCCGCCTCCCATTGGCAGTGTTGTCACTTATCGATACAGTGGTAAAACAGTCAAAGGTGTGCCAAGATTCGCTAGTTTTCTACGTATAAAGTCTTCATTCTGA
- a CDS encoding potassium channel family protein translates to MKAHIKKMTHHDNFMYLTFALTLLLLSTAIAQQFFDDSIQRFVQSTTVVTLLLAVWGVKSEHVLLTKAAIFPSAIILTSMIGNYTNAFGIEFTHLILMLFFFIFTAFQTLKQVIFSGKIDGNKILGSICLYLLLGLIWALLYTLAQLYFGNAFSGLGESQAWYILFPDFIYFSFVTLTTLGFGDISPTLPLTRFLVYFQAISGQFYLAIIIASLVGARMSSMTQEGDQHNR, encoded by the coding sequence ATGAAAGCACATATCAAAAAAATGACGCACCATGACAATTTCATGTACCTTACGTTTGCTTTAACCTTGTTACTGCTAAGTACGGCTATTGCCCAACAGTTTTTTGATGATTCAATTCAGCGGTTTGTGCAGTCAACAACCGTCGTGACCTTGTTGCTGGCGGTTTGGGGTGTTAAAAGTGAGCATGTATTACTGACAAAAGCGGCAATATTTCCCAGTGCTATCATCCTCACGTCAATGATTGGCAACTATACCAACGCGTTTGGGATTGAGTTTACCCATCTGATCTTAATGCTGTTTTTCTTTATTTTTACTGCTTTTCAAACCTTAAAGCAGGTCATTTTTTCAGGAAAAATCGATGGCAATAAAATACTCGGCTCTATTTGCTTATACCTTTTGCTTGGGTTGATCTGGGCGCTACTGTACACCTTGGCGCAACTGTATTTTGGCAATGCCTTTAGTGGTTTAGGCGAGAGCCAAGCTTGGTATATTCTGTTTCCTGATTTTATCTATTTTTCATTTGTCACCCTAACGACTTTAGGGTTTGGTGATATTAGCCCAACGTTACCATTAACCAGATTTCTAGTGTATTTTCAGGCAATTTCAGGGCAGTTTTACTTAGCGATTATTATCGCTAGCTTAGTAGGGGCAAGAATGTCGAGTATGACGCAGGAAGGCGATCAGCATAACCGCTAA
- the arfB gene encoding alternative ribosome rescue aminoacyl-tRNA hydrolase ArfB: MQNSIQVDRFCHLLLDDISFSPIRAQGAGGQHVNKVATAIHLRFDIRASRLPEKTKENLLKQSDHRITSDGVIVIKSQGSRSQEFNKQVAIEKLVVIIQQANKVQKVRRATKPTKASVRKRLESKNNRKQVKQQRKKVIL; the protein is encoded by the coding sequence TTGCAAAATAGTATTCAAGTTGACCGATTTTGTCATCTGTTGCTAGATGATATCAGTTTTAGTCCGATAAGAGCGCAAGGTGCTGGTGGGCAACATGTCAACAAGGTCGCAACGGCAATTCATTTGCGCTTTGATATACGCGCTTCTCGCTTGCCGGAAAAAACAAAAGAGAATTTGTTGAAGCAATCCGATCATCGCATTACCAGTGATGGTGTGATTGTGATCAAATCGCAAGGGTCGCGCAGTCAAGAGTTCAATAAGCAAGTCGCCATTGAAAAATTGGTGGTGATAATACAGCAGGCCAATAAAGTGCAGAAAGTACGTCGTGCCACTAAACCAACTAAAGCTTCGGTTAGAAAACGCTTGGAAAGTAAAAATAATCGTAAGCAAGTTAAACAACAACGGAAAAAGGTCATTCTTTAA
- a CDS encoding HDOD domain-containing protein encodes MKAVEYAEKANEIFVLSDSFLRIKELIDDETSTIDDIAEVILIDPALSATVLKLANSSFFNYPGKIDTISKAVLVLGITEVYNLVIAYFTTDAFKKIDADAKYLENYWECSVDCALLIKYLGESLRVPNAERLFILGLLHNLGELVVKQFMPEQLAACQPDSAESMPWQLQQQSLGFTFGECTAELLKIWQLPYSLIEPVREQDNDDLSHASDETKLLYLAKRLMWHNSHFPKESLDKFIAKEQLEAFTVDKELVRAAVNYCDLERLAVLSVLKPSSLMIY; translated from the coding sequence ATGAAAGCTGTCGAATACGCGGAAAAAGCGAATGAAATTTTTGTCTTATCTGACTCGTTTCTACGCATTAAAGAATTAATTGACGACGAAACATCAACAATTGACGATATTGCTGAAGTCATTTTAATTGACCCTGCACTTTCTGCGACCGTGCTCAAACTTGCCAACAGCTCTTTCTTTAACTATCCCGGTAAAATAGACACCATCTCTAAAGCCGTGCTTGTGCTTGGTATTACTGAAGTCTATAACTTGGTCATTGCTTATTTCACCACTGACGCGTTCAAAAAGATTGATGCAGATGCTAAGTATTTAGAAAATTACTGGGAGTGCTCGGTTGATTGCGCTTTATTGATTAAGTACTTAGGTGAATCACTCAGAGTGCCTAATGCCGAGCGTTTGTTTATTCTTGGTTTACTGCATAACCTTGGCGAGTTGGTGGTTAAACAATTTATGCCTGAGCAACTAGCAGCCTGCCAGCCTGATAGCGCTGAAAGTATGCCATGGCAACTGCAACAGCAATCCTTGGGCTTTACCTTTGGTGAGTGTACCGCAGAGTTGCTGAAAATTTGGCAGTTACCTTATTCGCTTATCGAGCCAGTGCGTGAGCAAGATAATGACGATTTAAGCCATGCTAGTGATGAAACCAAACTACTCTATCTAGCCAAGCGCTTGATGTGGCATAACAGCCATTTCCCCAAAGAGTCGCTTGATAAATTTATCGCTAAAGAGCAGTTAGAAGCGTTTACTGTGGATAAAGAGTTGGTTAGAGCAGCAGTAAACTACTGTGATTTAGAACGTCTTGCGGTACTGTCGGTACTTAAGCCTAGCTCGTTAATGATTTATTAG
- a CDS encoding HDOD domain-containing protein — protein MTKQLKDEAVKLQAIDYANQANGSFALPDACFKVKTLMEDENSTAKDFANVISIDPSMTSRLLKIANSAVYSFPGEISTISRAITIIGTQSIYNMMLVDVASSAFKHFANQAIDLKRFWRMSVYCGLAAKNLAISAGIRDIERLFVAGLLQNFGELIVAKVSPEVAQHCEQYNQNDLPWQRQYQALDFTYTDVSAELLKLWQIPEKIILPIRHFNQALDIQINKDVKVMYLASRLALVDSHPELFTYDDIVDQGLCQSLGITFEELIAAAEFAHDEADNVLGIMGAKFFDKPAS, from the coding sequence ATGACTAAGCAACTAAAAGATGAGGCTGTAAAACTGCAAGCTATCGATTATGCGAATCAAGCCAATGGCTCATTTGCTTTGCCCGATGCTTGCTTCAAAGTGAAAACTTTGATGGAAGATGAGAATTCCACAGCAAAGGATTTTGCTAACGTCATAAGTATTGACCCGTCGATGACCTCACGTTTGCTCAAAATTGCCAATAGTGCGGTTTATAGTTTTCCCGGTGAAATAAGCACTATTTCCCGTGCGATCACCATTATTGGCACGCAATCCATTTACAATATGATGTTAGTGGATGTTGCCAGCTCTGCATTTAAACACTTTGCCAACCAAGCAATTGACTTAAAACGCTTTTGGCGAATGAGTGTTTATTGTGGCTTAGCCGCTAAAAATTTAGCGATCAGTGCTGGTATTCGAGATATTGAACGCTTGTTTGTGGCCGGTTTACTGCAAAACTTTGGCGAGCTTATTGTTGCGAAAGTGTCCCCAGAAGTTGCGCAACACTGCGAGCAATACAACCAAAATGACTTACCTTGGCAACGACAATATCAGGCGCTTGATTTTACCTATACGGATGTTTCCGCAGAACTGTTAAAGCTGTGGCAAATACCAGAGAAAATTATTTTGCCGATCCGTCACTTTAATCAGGCATTAGATATTCAAATTAATAAAGATGTGAAGGTCATGTATTTGGCATCACGCTTGGCGTTAGTGGACAGTCACCCTGAACTGTTTACCTACGACGATATTGTCGACCAAGGTTTATGTCAGTCGCTGGGCATTACGTTTGAAGAGTTAATTGCAGCAGCTGAGTTTGCCCATGACGAAGCTGACAATGTTTTAGGCATTATGGGCGCGAAGTTTTTTGATAAGCCAGCGAGTTAG
- a CDS encoding DUF3581 family protein gives MFVNQYYNQSQESISFTRQQASDFAKQIADDFNPLHDIDAKRFCVPGDLLFAVTLAKAGLATQMRFNFSGMVTDGIELMMPTKLVASSEVTDANGKQYLTIETDGETTENPALIEALIRAYVGFSGHTFPHILCDLMSKNDVMINPARPMIMYESMSIEMLDLSATNVRLELASSTLSIEGKRGNAVLAFNLFNGDTLIGSGEKHMVLSGLRPYCADTINQISEDYLTMKANYHQAA, from the coding sequence ATGTTCGTAAATCAGTATTATAATCAATCACAAGAAAGCATATCTTTTACTCGTCAGCAGGCGAGTGATTTTGCCAAGCAAATTGCTGACGACTTTAATCCACTACACGATATTGACGCCAAGCGCTTTTGCGTTCCGGGTGATTTATTGTTTGCGGTAACGCTGGCCAAAGCAGGCCTCGCAACGCAGATGCGCTTTAACTTTTCAGGTATGGTGACCGATGGTATTGAGCTGATGATGCCAACCAAGTTGGTGGCAAGTAGTGAAGTCACTGATGCCAACGGCAAACAGTATTTAACCATTGAAACAGATGGCGAAACCACTGAAAACCCAGCACTGATTGAAGCATTGATTCGCGCCTATGTTGGTTTTTCGGGGCACACTTTCCCACATATATTGTGCGATTTAATGTCGAAAAATGACGTAATGATCAACCCTGCTCGCCCAATGATCATGTATGAAAGCATGAGTATCGAAATGCTAGACTTGAGCGCAACAAACGTTAGATTAGAACTAGCTTCATCAACCTTGTCCATTGAAGGTAAACGCGGTAATGCCGTGCTAGCTTTTAATCTGTTTAATGGCGACACCTTAATAGGCAGTGGTGAAAAACACATGGTACTGAGCGGTTTACGCCCGTACTGCGCTGACACTATTAATCAAATTAGTGAAGATTATTTAACGATGAAAGCTAACTATCATCAAGCGGCATAA
- a CDS encoding DUF2797 domain-containing protein translates to MTITTEIGALRKMTAQLSADGQISYQLPIGEQKIELNPLIGKELTLIYHQEIRCFHCDRKTKKSYSQGFCYPCMQKLAQCDMCIMKPETCHFEQGTCREPEWGESHCMIPHYVYLANTSGLKVGITRHTQIPTRWIDQGATQALPIFKVSTRLQSGLVETALAEFIADKTNWRAMLKGNADDMDLKEKAAELIPQISERLDDIRLKFGVDAVEQLDEPVVDLHFPVAQYLTKISSFNFDKQPIVSGTLLGIKGQYLIFDSGVINIRKFGSYHISAQYAE, encoded by the coding sequence ATGACAATAACTACAGAGATCGGCGCGCTGCGGAAAATGACGGCACAGCTTAGCGCTGACGGTCAAATTAGCTATCAACTACCCATCGGTGAGCAAAAAATTGAATTAAACCCATTGATTGGTAAAGAACTCACACTGATTTATCATCAAGAAATTCGCTGTTTCCACTGTGATCGCAAAACGAAAAAAAGTTACTCACAAGGCTTTTGTTATCCGTGTATGCAAAAGCTAGCGCAGTGCGATATGTGTATTATGAAGCCTGAGACCTGCCACTTTGAGCAAGGCACTTGCCGTGAGCCAGAGTGGGGTGAATCACATTGCATGATCCCGCATTATGTTTACCTTGCTAACACCTCTGGTTTAAAAGTTGGCATTACTCGCCATACACAAATTCCGACCCGCTGGATTGATCAAGGGGCGACGCAAGCGTTACCTATTTTTAAAGTGAGTACGCGTTTGCAATCAGGCCTAGTGGAAACCGCATTGGCGGAATTTATTGCGGATAAAACCAACTGGCGAGCAATGCTCAAAGGCAATGCCGACGACATGGATTTAAAAGAAAAAGCGGCTGAACTTATTCCTCAAATCAGTGAACGCTTAGATGATATTCGCTTGAAGTTCGGCGTTGATGCTGTTGAGCAACTTGATGAACCAGTTGTTGACCTTCATTTTCCGGTAGCGCAATACTTGACGAAAATTAGTTCGTTTAACTTTGACAAACAACCAATAGTTTCCGGTACCTTATTAGGCATTAAGGGCCAGTACCTGATTTTTGACTCTGGTGTGATCAATATTCGTAAATTTGGCTCGTACCACATCAGTGCGCAATATGCCGAATAG